The sequence gaaACTCTATCTCCACAAATTTgttaacctagatgaaatggaccaattccttgAAATACACAATCTGCCAAAActccaataagaaaaaaatagacaatctgaataggcctatatctattaaagaaattgactTGACAATTAGTtaccttccaaaacagaaaacaccaaGTCCAGATGGGTTCACTGGTAAATTCTTACCAAACATTTAAGTAAGGAATTATGTCAATTTTCTACAATCTTTTTCAGAGGATAGAAGCAGAGAAAATATTCCCTAACTTGTTCTATGAGAGCAGCATTTCCTAAATACCAAAATAGACAAAGACGttacaagaaaactacaggcttCATGAACAGACTTGCATCTGACCACATCCCACACccattcatgattttaaaaaaagcctCTAAGTAAACTAGAAACAGAATGGGACTTTCTCATTGTGATAAAGAATATCTACCAAAAAACTAACACCTAACattatacttgggcttccctgatggctcagcagtaaagaattcacaggagatgtgagtttgatccctgggtcaagaaaatctcctggagaaggaaatgacaacccactccagtattcttgcctgggacatcccatggacagagaaacctggtgggctatagtccatgcgatcacaaaagagctagacatgactcagcaaccaaacaacaacaacaacatcatacttaatggagAGAAACTTGAATCTTTCCCACCAAGATCAGGTACAAGGCAAGGATGTCCCCTCTCACCACTCTGTTTCCACAACGTGAAATAGAAGTCCTTGATAAGGCAATACggtaagagaaggaaataaaggtTTTCAGATTGGGAAGGATGACAAAACTGTCTTTGCTTGCACATGACATGATTATTtatgtagaaaatctgaaagacttgacaaaacaaacataaaaatcctAGAGCTAATAAATGACTGTAGCAAGGTTACAAGTTATACATTTAACATAAAGTCAATTGCTTtcttatatactaacaatgaaaaaacagaatttagagaaaaacaaaaacattatcaCTGACACTAGCAACccccaaaatgaaatacttaggtataaatctaacagcATATATACAAGAGCTTTATGAGAAAAATTACAAAACTCTGATgaagtcaaagaaataaataaatggagaaatatttctTGTTCATGGACAGGAAGAATCAATGTTGCCaatatgtcagttcttcccaacttgttctacagattcaatgcaaccaaTCAAAATCCAAGAAAGTTACTTTATAGACATTGACAAACTTACtcgacttgtggacacagtgacgGAAAAAGAAGGTGGGataaactgagagagtagcactgaaacatacacattaccatctGTAAATCAGGtaactagtgggaagttgctatgtaACGCAGGGATTTCaatccagtgctctgggacaatctACAgcgatgggatggggtgggggtaggagggaggttccagagggaggagacatatgtacacttatggctgattcatgttgtatggtagaaaccaacatacattgtaaagcaattatcctccaattaaaacttaaaaaaataaatgaagcttatatggagaggcaaaagacccagaataaccAACAATactgaaggagaagaacaaagctggaggactGACCCTACCCATCTTCAAGATGTATACTAATGAAGATGGTGTGGCATTGGCGAGAGAACTGacaaacagatcaatggaacagaatggagaacccagaaatagatCCCCATAAATACAgtctgatctttgacaaaggagcaaaggaaatacaatggagcaaagatagtttcttcaacaaatagcactggaacaactggacagtctcagaggaaaaaaagactcTAGACACAGATCTTACACTttccacaaaaattaactcagaatggattataCCTAAATGTAAAATTCCTAGAAGGTAACTAGGAAACAATCTGACTATTTTgggtatgaaaagtgaaagagttagttactcagtcatgtctgactctttgcaacaccatggactgtagcctgccaggctcctctgtccttggaattttccaggcagaaatactggggtgggtagccattcccttctccaggggatcttcctgacccatggatcaaacccaggtctctgtttattgtctgagctaccggggaagcccactTCAAGTATGGTGAATCCTTTTTAAACACTATCAAAgacatgatccatgaaagaaataattgataagctggagttcattaaaattaaaaacttctgagtggttcagtggtaaagaatctgcctgccaatgcaggagacacaggtttgatccctggtctgggaagatcctacaggtctcagagcaactaagcctgtgcacagctactgagcctgtgtcctAAAGCCCAGGAGTTGAAATTACTGagctctactactactactactactactgccacaactactgaaacccacacacTCCAGAGCTCACGCTCTgcacgagagaagccacctcaatgagaagcccatgccctgcaagtagagtagcccctgcttgctgcaactagagaaaatgcctgcacagcaatgaaaactcagcacaataaaaaagaaatcaaaattattttttaaaaattaaaaacttctgttctGCACAACATAATGACAAGGAAATTATTAACAGAAAATAAGTCACAGACCAgggtaaatatttgcaaaagacgtATCCTGATAAAGCAACTTTTATCCAAAGTATATGAAGAACTCAgaattcaacaataagaaaaacaatccagattttcctggtggtccagtggttaagattccatgcttccactgcagagggtatagattcaatccatggtcagggaactaacatcccacatgccacatgcatAAGcaatccagtttttaaaatgggccaaatacctaaacagacacctcaccaaagaagatatatagatggcaaaTAAGTATATGAAATGATGTTCCGCATCATATgttaccagggaaatgcaaattcaaacaaCATTTGACACCActacacatctattagaatggccaaaattccaaacactgacaataccaaatgctggaaaggatgtgaaGCAACAGGAACTTTTTCTCACGTTGCTGGTGGGAATAAAAATATACAGTCATTTGGGAAGACAGTTTGGTGGGTCTTACAAATCTAAATATACTCTTATCATAAGATCCAATTATTGCACTCCTTGGCATTTattcaaaggagttgaaaacttaagatgacacaaaaacctgcacactgATATTtgtagtagctttattcataactgcccaaACTCGGGAAGTAAACAAGCAGTCTTTCAGAAAGTAAGTGGGTAAATaagctgtggtacatccagaccatggaatattattccacaGCTAAAAAAagttatcaagccatgaaaaaacaTGAGAGAACCTTAAAGGTATATTGCAAAGTGAAGGAAGCCAATCTGAGGCAGCTGTATATTATTGATTCCAActttatgacattctggaaagggCAAAAactatggagataataaaaagatcacaggctgctgggggcaggggtggtggtgggcAGAGATGAAtagacagagcacagaggatttttcagtttagttcagttcagtcgctcagtcgtgtccgactctttgcgaccccatgaatcacagcacaccaggcctccctgtccatcaccaactcccggagttcactcaaactcacgtccattgagtcggtgatgccatccaaccatctcatcctctgtcgtccccttctcctcccaccttcaatctttcccagcatcagggtcttttcaaatgagtcagttcctcacatcatgtggccaaagtattggagtttcagcttcagcatcagtcctgggaGAAGGCATAAAGAACTGCCTTTATTAATAATAAGAATGTATATAACAAACCACAGGgattctctggcggtccagtgattaagatggCAATTTCATTGttggagcccaggtttgatccctggttggggaattaagatcacaCAAGGCACATGACACAGccaaaggtggggggtggggggaacaaacaaacagaaacagactcacagatatagagaccAAAGTAGTGGTTATCAGTGAGGGAGGTGAAGGGGGAAGGGAAAaataggggtatgggattaagagaaccaaactactaaatataaaataaataagcaacaaggatatactgcACAGCACAGACGAATACAGCCATTTTAATAACCTTAAATGGAGtacaatttataaaaatactgaatcattatgttgtatacctgaaactaatatattataaattaactagaattcaattttaaaacttaaaaaataaaaatagaactagaataaccacacatacacacaccctcaaAAGAAGGGGGACTTGCTATCACCAACTAACCTATGGTGATACGTTGCAACAGAAAAAATGGCCACAAATTCCTTACAGCTGCTTCTATCAAGACGGAAAGGCTATTTCCTCATGCCTGAATCTGGGCTGGCCTTGTGACATGCTTTGGTCAACAGAATGTGATGTAAGTGATGTACAATTTCTCAGCCTAGACCTCATGTGGCCTTGCAGCTTCTGCTCCCAAGGGACACAACATGGAGAGGACATTTCCAGAAATAATGACCAACACCAGGTATTACCTAATGCTAAGTGAACAATACAGAGAAAGCACTGCTAGAGTTTAAAATAAGGTTGGCAAATTCAGGGGAGGTTTTCTGTaggagatgagaaagctgagcctGGGTGTTTGCGAATGGTGGGTGTTTGAGATTGGTGCAGAAGAGCAAGAGGACTggagggtgggggcggtgggTGGGAAGAGAATCAAAGGCCTGTAGGAGAGGTGGATGTGGGTGTCTGGAAGGCAGCAGGCCGTCAGCCAAACTGGAGCAGAGAGTTATTCTTGGAGAGAACCAGGCAAGAAAATTTGGATTATTCTGTAGCCAATGTCTGCCATTGATTTGTGAGCAGAGGCAGTTAATCATATAGGTCAAGTTTTCCTAAGTTTTcacaaaaaaagtttgaaaagaacAGTCACTCTGGGCCCAAACCCCTAATATCTTTAGCACTTTTTCCCTCGACCgtcagccccctccccacaccgTCCTCACTGCCTGTCTCTAAGGGTTCATTTCCATCAGTGTTTGTATCCATTCAAGACTCATCTTGTAAACAACTTTAAACACAGGACAGCTTAGGCAGGAAAGGAGTTGATTAGCCCAGGTGACTGATGAGTTAAGCAGCAGATCTGGCTTCCACTGCTCTCACTGGTCATCTAGTCTGTTTCTCTTCACTGCCCACTTCTGCCCCCTACCGTTCAGCTTCATTTTCAATCCCTCTTTGGTGGCCCCAGCAGCAGTGGGCTCCTCCAAGGAGGCAAGATGCCTCATTCTCCCCTTGTCAGTCTTGCAGGAAAGAACGGGACTTTTCCCTCCTAGATCCAGCAAAACCACTAAGATTACTAAGATTTAGTAGGTGACCCGTCCATCCTGGAGACAATCGACGTGGCCAAAGGGATGTGTTGCTCTGGGTGACCAGCCCTGAATCAAGGGCAGGATACCTATGCTCCAGAAAATAATTCAAGGCCGGAACTTTTACCTGTAAAACTTGAGCACACAGTTCTAAAAAAAACCCGTCCCCTCCTTTCTCATCCTCCCATGCAGCCCTGAAGCTAGTGCAATTGCATACCGTGCATCAGATGAGTCCTCCGATGGCCATGGACACCACTCAGGGTATAGTGCTGCACCGGTGTGCACACAGCTGGCCCCTGTGTTCCCTCCACATACCAGCAGCCTCATGACAACTGGTGGCCCATGAAATTGGGGACTGGGGCTGCTGCGGCTGCACTGCTGGCCCAGGAGCCCCGCACTCTGGTGGTCATCAAACTGGCCAACACAGAATACAAGTCGGTGTATGGCAGCGACTGGAACGCCCTCCAGGTGAACTGGTTCTTCTGAGCTGCCTTTGCGGACCATGTGGGCTTTGTGGACACCTGAGAAATGACCTCCAGCCTAGTCTTCCCCAACAGCATCCACCCAGGGAGGTTCATCATCCACAATGAAGTGGACtttgtcctttccttcctctccccaaTCTAAACACTTCTGTCCATGTTGGGCTGtgtggacagagggccctggtaCTGGGACACAGTTATGAGGAGGATCACAGCCACAACAGGACTTCTGGAATAAAGGCAGGTGCCATAACGTTCAACCACAATGGCTTTCAACCTAGTTGTTGCCCCACTCCAACCCCTTCTCCACTCAGAACAagagtgaatattttaaaacataaatgacCAGGTCAACAACCTGGTCTTGTGTGTCAGTATAAAGCCAAAGCTTTCAATCTCAGTACAAAATCAAAACCTCTCACCATGGTCACCAAGGCCCTGCAAAATGGTGCTGCCGAACTCTGCAGCCTCATTTTTTACTGCTCTTCCCCCACGCTCTGTAACCCAACCTCAAGGTCTTCTTACTGCTCAAGTCAGTCAAGCTTGCCTGGGGCCTTTATATCTGTGCCTGGAATGCCCCTCTCCCACATGGCCAGCTTTTTCTCATTCAGTTCTCTCATCAGGCACCACCTCCCAGAGGCTTTTCCTGACCATTCTCCCACCCCAGCACTCTATCCCCTTCTCACCCCATTTGTTCATATCACTAACCAGAACCTGGAATTATTTGGCTTACTACTATTGTTGTTTACCTGTCTCCTTGAGTTTGTCTGATTGCTCACTGCTATACCCCCGAGAGCTCGAGCCATGCTTGAGATACTGCAGGTATGTTAACAAGCATtcattgaacaaatgaatgacaaCTTAAAGTCACATGACTCCAATGATCTCTCTCTGCCCTGCACCTTCTCACAGCAAACTGCCTCCTCTGAGAAACAGGCAATGTATTGCCTAAGTGTCCCCTTGTTGCACTTGTTGGATTATATCTGCATAATAATCACTATGGATGCTTCACTTTTATGttatgtgtgcatgttcagttgtgtccaacttgttgagccccatggactgtagcctgccagtctgctgtccatggaactttccaggcaagaatactggagtgggctgccatttcctactccagggcatctttctgacccagggatccaatccaagtctcctgcatcccctgcactggcaggcagattctttaccattgcgccaccTGAGGCACTCACGTTTACACTAGGGCAgtatgattttctttcctttaaaaaattcttttaattggaatatatttGAAGGGCAGTATGGTTTTCAATGCAGTTTCTACCTTTATTTTGGAAGACTCCCCAAAACATTCTATTTTACTAATGACGGCTGAGAGATGACACAGAGCTGAGTCCTTGGTCCTAGTTTGGTCAGAGAAACAATGATACTGGTGACAGCTGTGGCAAAAGCACTCTGTCCTCACTGGAAAACTGGCCTCCCGGAAGCACTCTGTCCTCACTGGAAAACTGGCCTCCCGGAAGCACTCTGTCCTCACTGGAAAACTGGCCTCCCGGAAGCACTCTGTCCTCACTGGAAAACTGGCCTCCCGGAAGCACTCTGTCCTCACTGGAAAACTGGCCTCCCGGAAGCACTCTGTCCTCACTGGAAAACTGGCCTCCCGGAAGCACTCTGTCCTCACTGGAAAACTGGCCTCCCGGAAGCACTCTGTCCTCACTGGAAAACTGGCCTCCCGGAAGGGACTGCCCATGACTACTATGACACGCCATCTTGTCTCTTGGACGTTCAGTTCCTCGGTtggggggtgggagatgggatcACTGAAAAGGATCCAGTCAAGACTGGGTTTTATCCGTGCACCGTGGGCTCCTCTCCGTCACGAGATCTGGCTGGCTCTGTCTCTGGCGCCGAGGCTTCCCTTATCACCCTAAAGGGGGCTCCGTGACCAGGCACGACCACGTCGGCAGCGCCCAGGACCCGCTTTCGGCTGTGCTTCTGGGCCACTGGGTCTTCGCTCAGCGCCTGCCACGAGCCCTCATCCCCATCACGTTCAAACACATCGCCCACTACCATGACGGTTCCCAGGGCCGTGCCAGCCACCAGCACGCTCACGTCCCGCTGGCCACCGTGGCCGGGTGTGGCCCACACCTCGAGTCCCGGCCCCAACCGCAAAGGCCGCTCCTCACCCAGTCCATGGGGGAGGTAACGGCCCCCGGGGAGGCAGAAGTCGTGCGAGACCAGCAGGGCCGCCCCGGGAAACAGCCCCAGGTTCCCGATGTGGTCCGAGTGTCCGTGGGTCCCCACCACCAGAGTCACGTCTCCGGGAGCCACGCCCTGCCCCGCCAGGGCCCCCAGGAGCGCCTCGCGAGCCCAGGGGCCCGCGGTGTCCACGAGGATGGGGCCCCGGGCCGCCTCCTCTAGGGCGGTCTTCGCCTCGTAAGGCTGGGGCTCTCGGTGGCTGGAGGCCCGGCCCCAGGCCTGGGGCAGGACAAGGGTCACGGAGCCGTCGGCTCGCACGGCGTCGCCGACCCCCTCAGGCTCCGCGTAGCCTTGCAGCAGAACCACCACAGAGTAGGGGTCGCCGGGCACCAGCAGAGGGGTCTCGCCGGGCAGCGGCTCGGTGCGCACTAGACCGCTCATGGCCTGAGAGGGATCAGCTGAGAAGTGGGGCTGTGGGCGACTGTCCGCTCCCTTCAGGTTCCCACACTCGCCCGGCCTCCGCCGAATGGTACCTTCCAAATCTCAGTTCCTACCCTCCTCACACGCTTAAATTGGCATCGCCCAATTGAACTTCGGCGCGAATCCGCCAGTCCCTCAGCGACTTCGGCCACCGCCCCGCTCGCGTGTGAGGTTCTCAACCGCAACCCCGGGCATGTCGTAGTTATTCCCTTCTCTCTAACCTGAGCCGCTCTCCACCTTGGACCTAGATTTAGCGCCTCTCTCAGGATTTGCCTCACTCCGAGGGACAAACTGACAGTGGAAAAGCGAGAGGGAGTTTGTCTTTTGCGAGCTCCCGTAACCCAAATATGGCGGCCCGGGTGGTGCCGCGCACGGAATTTTATCCGGCGCGTTTTCGGGCATGCGCAGACCGGGGCTACACAGCCGCCAGCCTGAAACCGGTCTCAGCCCGCCGATCCCTGCCAACCTCCTAGGCTGCAAAATTACAAAGCACCATTAACTTCTGACAGGCCGGCGGCAGATGGCCTTCTTCACCGGACTCTGCTGTTTATCCGGCAGCTATGATGCATGCGCGGCAGTTGTTTGGAATTTGGGATC is a genomic window of Bubalus kerabau isolate K-KA32 ecotype Philippines breed swamp buffalo chromosome 23, PCC_UOA_SB_1v2, whole genome shotgun sequence containing:
- the MBLAC1 gene encoding metallo-beta-lactamase domain-containing protein 1; the protein is MSGLVRTEPLPGETPLLVPGDPYSVVVLLQGYAEPEGVGDAVRADGSVTLVLPQAWGRASSHREPQPYEAKTALEEAARGPILVDTAGPWAREALLGALAGQGVAPGDVTLVVGTHGHSDHIGNLGLFPGAALLVSHDFCLPGGRYLPHGLGEERPLRLGPGLEVWATPGHGGQRDVSVLVAGTALGTVMVVGDVFERDGDEGSWQALSEDPVAQKHSRKRVLGAADVVVPGHGAPFRVIREASAPETEPARSRDGEEPTVHG